The genomic segment AAGATTCATTTTTGGCCTTCGTAAATACGATCGCATTTCCTTTTACCGTCGACAGCTCAATTGGCTCTCCATTCGCCGTCGTAGGACCCTTCGGATACTCAGCACACTATTCTCCATCCTGTTTGAGCCTTCTGCCCCTATATATCTCAAAAATAGATTTCTTTTTGACACCCTCGGCCAGGCGGTGAGCTGCGTACATCTCGTATTCTTAAGCTCTCTATCCCTGCTCACCGCACTGGGTTTATGACTAACTCTTTTGCTGTCCAGGCGAGCCGTCTCTGGAATTCGCTCCCTCTCAGTATTAGACAAGCCCCAAGCAAGTTAGCTTTCAAGCGGGTACTACATCAGTATCTGCTGAAACAAGAGTTCGAGTAGAATCCatcaatatatatatgtatgtatatatatatatatatatatatatgtatatatttgcgAATATATATCAattattaagtaagtatatttatttttgtttgcatatatttatatttatgtattatataagtatttttatgaaGTTAATCAGTTGTTGTCGATAATTGTCATTGTCATTTTTCTTtctccttgcaccatttttacatgtctctgtttggcccgatggttgactggtagagaatgccattaggcattaagttcgccatttgtacatttttgttttatttgtgcaataaagtttaaataaataaataaataaatgtattcttGTACATATTTGAACACTAAAATGTCCtataaataatattgtcttcggttaccgcgctagttactcatgaaataaaactatggaaacggattaaatcgcgtataataaatttacaataaaattcatcccgacgtatTGAACACTTTAcatttacagcattcgtggtcaacgggtgactgaggaaaaattacaatgtgcaaaagctacccacatacaagaaatattaacgaaccatgaccataaataatatagatttctaaggcaggttcacacactactataaagctagttatacaatattcacaaaaatgaccattactatgttaaaaaacaattaatcaattaatttacacaattaacaaagaacaaactgcaaatgtccaacaccatacaacacaaatgcctcacagtcttcgtcgtgcttgttccattatcagatgtactactggatcccaagccggtggtaaagccATCTTCCCTATTAAAGTTTGGGTATTTCTTGATCGAAATGGCctcgcgcaacattctgggtatataccgcttctccttagcaagaaccagaggcttatcaaactttatagcatgagcatgattgactttatccatgacatgttcagagactgcagagtTTTGCCggcggtgcttgacatccgctatgtgttccttcacccgtgtgaaaatacttcgtttcgtctgCCCCACATGCTACccagcttttgcacattgtaatttttcctcagtcacccgttgaccacgaacgctgtaaagtgttcgaaacgtcgggatgaattgtaaattttatacgcgatttaatccgtttccatagttttatttcatgtcctataaataaacttttttgaaCTGATACTACTATGGGATAGATAGAATAAGAGCGAATCGACTGGCATAGTATCGAATGAATGTAGAAGTAACTGCAGAGGAAAACCGAGGGAAAGGTAAATAGGACTGTGTGAAAGATGATATGAATCAatagcaagtgaatgatgagatgactggtcatagagatgtatggaagaagATGACATGCTGTGCCGACCCCAAATGCCTCAGGTAAGGGCCGGCgaatggtgatgatgatgatgatatgctAAATAGTGAACACGAACAGTTTAGTTTTTAGCAGCTAGCCGCAGATTAAAATGTACATTTTCTTATTTGACATTTTTCGCCCACCTTTCCACTATGAGTTAGGTACCTTTAGTTTCCAGGAGCTGCAGTCAATCCTGTAAACGCCCGGTGCCTGATATAAATAACATATTGCTGATCAAAACTTTTCACCTTACTCGACCTTGAAAAACGGCAATAACTAACATTATTTGGATATTGGCAACGTACTTACGTACGTGCAGCATCAGCACTATCAGCAGACGCTGATTGTTACAAAATCATTCACGTAACCTTATGAATGCTAGCGGCggccgttggaactaatttgactgactccataataatattgtcttcttcGGTTATCGCGATAATTACTTATGAATGAAAAatagtaaattcattatacgcgatatattccgtttcatagttttatttcatgactcCGTAATATTTAACATAGGTACTAATCTCCAGTAATGAGGGGAACACCACTTATTTACTTACCGTACGAATAAATTATGAGTGAACAtgctacatacatacatacatacatacatacatacatacaatcacgcctgtttcccagaggggtaggcagagatcacggatttccatgcTACATACTTCCAATAGATTCCTATTctaataggtatatatattttgTTAACTATTTCATAAACGTGCGGAAATACATAGGTGACAAATACTTTTATCCTGCGATGCTGATCACAATATTCACAATACATTATTGGAATGTGCACGAAATATTGCATACTGGATGTTGCttaagtacaaaaataagttttaattataacataaaataacatataaattaatattcaaTGGCACGCGTACAACGTCCATACTTTGAATCTTATTTTTGAAAGGGCACTCCAGGTATGAGTAgaaaaaactataataaatctTTGTAGGGGAGTGAGGGGTCCCAAACCATTTTTTTGACCAAGGTGCGCTTATAAAATGCGGCGTAAGGGCCCGAagcagtcattcactagctcgCTCGCCGAACTATCGAAGCTCCGACAACGTCCAAACTTACCTGTTACGAGTGTTCACGCTGTACGCTACGGCTTAGCGTCTTTTTAAAATGGTTCACGAATTTGAACACAAAGTTGCGGATTACGGCCTCTGCTCTTCATACATCAAGACCGAAACACCGAGAATGATACGCATCGCACCAGCTCCAGAGATGAAGTATTCAAATGTGGATATGCAAGACtttgaacaaaaaaaatataactataaaACCAGCCCATACTCGGGCGCTCAAGCTGCTTCAATAGCCCGAAGAAACGCCAGGGAAAGGAACCGAGTGAAACAAGTGAACGACGGATTTAATGCGCTGCGGAAGAGACTGCCGGCAGCCGTTGTAGCTGCACTGTCGGGCGGCGCTCGACGTGGCTCCGGAAAGAAACTCAGCAAAGTAGACACACTCAGAATGGTGGTCGAATACATTAAGCACTTGCAACAGATCTTGGATGAAAGCGACGCCGCTTTGGGCATCAAAAGAGACACGCCAGCAACTTCTATGGAGTTACCTTACGATGTCGATGAAGGTATTTTCGCGGGTCGCAGTTCACCTTATTCGGAGTCAGTGCCATCACCAGCCGGGTCGGATTGCTCTTCAGGTGTGTCATCGTCGTATTCGTCTGGCAACGCTCCGTGTTCCGAGTACACCACTCGCTATCACCACGATACGCAACACTTCAGTCCAATGGAAGAGGACGATCTTCTTGACGCAATTACCTGGTGGCAACAAAAGTAAAGTTCTCTGTTTATATAATATACACTCAGATCTAGTCATATATTTAAGgaataatgtataattatttattgatgtAAATAAAAAGGCTGTGAATGATCGTACCAGTAATTGAAGTTGCCATTAGGAGGTATTAATAAAACTATGAAGTTGATAGCCATTATAAAATCCATGAAAAGTCGCAATTATTTATTGGCTTTTTcgtttgtatttattattaatagtaaaataaaaaatgcattaAATTACTTCTGACTTTTCTTTCACCTACATATTTCAGACATATTATCTATCAGTCCGTACGAGACCAATAGTTTTAAGTTctgcataattattatttaattgccTCAGTACAGGCTGTTAGTAAGTTTAAgataaaatacctatttatacCTATACTTATTTGCCAGTTTTAGAAACAAGTCTCGAACCTATATTACAATTtaagtataagtaggtatatagtataaaataaattcagaGGGTTTAttggttaaaatataaattattcaaataaaactgaATACCTACTAACTTGTCGTCACTGCCCCAGTTTAGGTAAAAATGGATAAAAAATTCCCTTTGTTATTGACATCAGACAGTAAATATTTGATTTACTTACTatcgaaaatgttaaaatgctATTACATTAAACTtataataaatctaattaagaatgaaataaattaaatatatttgaatTTACAAGTAATGCCTGTTGGCCAAGTTTTTCTAACCGTGTGAAGAGCAGAGCCTGAGAGCAAAACAAAACTGTAGTTACTTGTATCTCTGCAATTGAAAAAAGAGCAATACGGTTCATATATCGGGTTGATTAAGCCGTCGGTGCGTGGACAACGCGCCGGCGCATTGTTATACAAGATTAATGGTGTTCGCCGCGATAAGGAGGTGGGAGCTAAATGCATTTACATGTGCGAATAAGGGACTGATAAAGAGGGCGAAGAAAGATGCTGTATACACCGTTTAGTGTCCGCGACACATTGCTCATTTGTTTAGGAGATTAATAACTGATCATGTacaattttgtttaatttaatcatattttttatgattgaaACAGGCATAATCATCGGGGAGAGTTTACTAAGTTGTTTGGGTCGGTATCAAAACGACTGGATTCTCAAAACGACTAGAACCACATTAAGACTTGATCGCAAAACGACCACATCTGCAAAAAGCCTTTATCTCGTAATGACTTTCTAGTAAAACGACCACAAAGTATAAAGTCTGAATATCAGAACGGCTTACTATCAAAATTACTTGTTAGCAAAAATACCATCTCGTAGAAGGTATAGATCTTAGAATGCCCTAATAGCAAAATAACTAGATCGCAAATGAACTTAGTCTCAGAATGGCGTGGTAGCAATTAGTCTTGTTAGTATAATAACATGAAATGTATGATATCGTAATGAATAGGTACGTCTCGTGTTTCAACATTATAAAAGAGCCTGGAATCCGCATTGGCACCTTATCCCAAGATTTTATTTCTACTCTAGTTCTATGAAAGTGACTGTTGTTAACCATCATTTATGAAACTTAAAAAATGTCTCTTTTCTCCTCCTGCAAAAACTCTACCTACTTATAGTAGATACCTAAAACATAAtccaagtacctacctatcatGGCACAGACACGTCATTCTAAGGTTCCAATGGAAACCCACGCTCATCTTGTGGACAACTTGCTTCCATATTCTCCGAAACATTTTGGAGATcaagttaaatttaaatatgcgTTCAGTACTATGTTCAGTACTACGTTCAGGAAGtagtacaattttattttttcctgTTATATGCAATTTAAGttataataaagtttttttttctatatgaagtaaatatgtgttttattgtacaagtttagaaaaaccagcaattaaaagaaaaaaaaaattgtcagtaTTTTCATTCAAAGTTTACTTAGTTATATAATAGTTCCCACAGCCTAGACCTAGCTCACCCTGTGACCCTGCTCACGAAGCaagataagtatttatttaataagtagtACATATGGATGGATATTTTTGCTATTCTGATAACTAGTCGTTTTGATACCATAAATTATAGTCGTTTCACTGGGAAGTTGTTTTAAGTTCTAGTTATTTTGCTATTAGGGCATTTTAAGATCTATACCATCTACGAGGTGGTCTTTTCGCGAACAAGTAATTTTGATAGTAAGCCGTTCTGATTATTCAGATTTTATGCTTTGTGGTCGTTTTACTAGGAAGTCATTACGAGATAAAGGCTTTTTGCAGATGTGGTCGTTTTGCGATCATGTCTTTATGTGGTTCTGGTCGTTTTGAGAATCCAGTCGTTTTGATACCGACCCAGTTGTTTTGATACGTCTGTCAGTTTATTTTTCGCTCAGAATCAGAAATGGACATTCACATTAAAATCAAAGAAGCAAAATTATGTAGCTATTTAGTATATTAGTAGCGAAAGAACTCGCTACGATAAACTAGCCTCTTTTTCCCAAAATGTTTTACAACTAAGAGTTTCAAAATTGCCTCCACACACAACAAACTTGAACTAAGGCCCTTTGACTGTAATTAATAGAAGTTTCATTAAACCCGAGAAAATCGCTGCCTATAATAGTGCCTATAAATACAAaatcttatccacgtggatgtgacgtctgtcacgctttagcaagtatgtcagtgtgagagtgacagatgtcttatccacgtggataagtgataaaattggaagcatggtaggCCGGCTGCCGGCGTATTGAGGACAACTAGACGGAGAGTCTTTTTTTTACTTCCGTAGTCACTATGTTCTTCAGTATATTTATCCACGGTTGAATTCCATGATTATTAGTACAGAACACTGAATGTGTCATGAACTCATGAATGTACATAATACTTGTGAAGTAAGAAATACTCGTAATACTTGTGAAGTATGTAGACTATAAAGTTGTGTTGCTTTGCAATAAGCCACTTTGGATGCAACATAATTACTTGTTTGCACGATGACCCAAAATTAGAGgtagttttggcctccaacacaaaaGCACGCTACCTCTCTCTTTCCATAGCGATTTCATATCATGCCAGCTTTTGCCGATGACGAGTTTTGGGGGATCGGTCTTCACTAATCGTCCAACGAAATTTAGGATGTCCAAAATGATGGCGTCTATTTGGAAGGAGGACCCAAGCCTAATAGAGCCtcctggggcctattgcataacaatttacaactcatattacaagcggtagtccccctccaattcatattataagaaagagagttccacttgtaatacaagttgtaaattgttatgcaataggcccctggttGCCCGATCGTCATCCATCCTTACGAGATGGCAAAGCCAGCGGAGACGATGTGCCATGGTCGCACCTAATATTATTCGGTTCAACTATTAGATGTTCTATTTCGGCGTTCTTTCGAATTATTCAACTGCCATCGTCATTTTTGATGAAACTATAtctgatgctgactgtactatcagctgcaaaagtacatgccgaatttatcaatgaattcattcatcatttctccattcacttttgcagctgatagtacaagtGTACATAacacctggggcccgtttctcgaaaggtacaagccttgtattacaagtgcgcgaactgtcaaatcgtatgggttgccatggaaacacacttctaatacaaggcttgtacctttcgagaaacgggccccaggggcccatttttcaaaactgaaagctacaagttacaagcggaagtctcttaccaacttgtcatatt from the Leguminivora glycinivorella isolate SPB_JAAS2020 chromosome 8, LegGlyc_1.1, whole genome shotgun sequence genome contains:
- the LOC125229229 gene encoding achaete-scute complex protein T3-like, coding for MVHEFEHKVADYGLCSSYIKTETPRMIRIAPAPEMKYSNVDMQDFEQKKYNYKTSPYSGAQAASIARRNARERNRVKQVNDGFNALRKRLPAAVVAALSGGARRGSGKKLSKVDTLRMVVEYIKHLQQILDESDAALGIKRDTPATSMELPYDVDEGIFAGRSSPYSESVPSPAGSDCSSGVSSSYSSGNAPCSEYTTRYHHDTQHFSPMEEDDLLDAITWWQQK